The DNA sequence GCTTCAGGAAAAGGTGTTATTTTAGCCCATAATCAGAATGATGCTATAAAGGCTTTAAAAAATATTATGATCAAAAAAAAGTTTGGAGAAGCTGGAAATCAGATTATTATAGAAGAATTTTTGCAAGGAAAAGAAGCTTCTATCATATTTATTTTCAATGGAAAAAATCTTTTTCCTTTCTTATCAGCTAAAGACTATAAAAAAATAGGAGAAAATGAAAAAGGATTAAATACAGGAGGAATGGGTGCTATTGTTCCTAATCCATATATGAAAAATTCTATTTGGATAGATTTTAAAAAAAACATTTTAGAACCTACTTTAGAAGGATTAATTATGGAAAAATTAACTTTTTATGGATTTTTATATTTTGGATTAATGATAACTTATAACAAAGTCTATTTATTAGAATATAATACTCGTATTGGAGATCCTGAAGCTCAAACTTTATTTCCATTAATGAAAAGTAATTTTTTAAATATTATCCAATCTTCTTTTCAACATCAATCAATATCTATTGATTGGAAAAAATTATGTTCTTGTTGTGTAGTTTTATCATCTAAAGGTTATCCAGAAAAATATGAAAGTGGAAAAATCATAGAAGGATTAAACCTTTTAAAAGAACCTTTTTATATTGCTGGAGCAAAAATAGAAAAAAAAAAGTGGATAACATCAAGTGGACGGGTTCTCAATATAGTAGGAATCGGAAAAACTCTTCAAGAAGCTAGAAAAAAAGCTTACGAAAAAGTACAAAAAATTAAATTTGAAAACTTATATTTTAGAAAAGATATTGGTTTATAATAAATAATTAAATATACAAATATGAAAAAAGATTTTGTGCTCGTATTAGATTTCGGATCTCAATATAGTCATTTAATTGCCAGAAGAATTCGAGACATAGGAGTATATACTTTATTATATCATTATAAAGAAATTTCTGTTATATCCCATGTAATTTCTAAAAAAAAACCTAAAGGATTAATTCTATCAGGAGGGCCTTTTTCTGTTTATGAAACAGGTTCCCCATTAATATCTAAAGATATCTTCCATCTAAACATCCCCATATTTGGAATTTGCTATGGAATGCAGATGATTGCTTTTCTTTTTGGAGGAAAAATAAAAAAATCAAGATATAAAGAGTATGGAAAATCCAATCTAATCATAGATTCTCCTCCTAATAATAATCTTTTTTCTGGAATTCCAGATAAATCTATTGTTTGGATGAGTCATTTTGATGAAATAGAAAATCTTCCAAAAGAATTTCAAATAATTGGACATACATCGTCTTGTAATATTGCGGCTTTTAGTCATTTTAGTAAAGATATTTATGCCGTTCAATTTCATCCAGAAGTAAAAAATACAGAATATGGAATTTCCGTACTAAAAAATTTTATTTTTC is a window from the Blattabacterium cuenoti STAT genome containing:
- the purD gene encoding phosphoribosylamine--glycine ligase, translated to MKILILGSGGREHAIGKKLLEDNHSIHLYFYPGNGGTSIIGKNIENYHTELDLVFFAKKNRIDITIVGSEFFLLKGIVDIFQKFRLKIVGPQYLAAKLEGDRIFSKSFMKKYGIRTPKYEIFSCYETAMNFLKKNTKSIAIKTNGIASGKGVILAHNQNDAIKALKNIMIKKKFGEAGNQIIIEEFLQGKEASIIFIFNGKNLFPFLSAKDYKKIGENEKGLNTGGMGAIVPNPYMKNSIWIDFKKNILEPTLEGLIMEKLTFYGFLYFGLMITYNKVYLLEYNTRIGDPEAQTLFPLMKSNFLNIIQSSFQHQSISIDWKKLCSCCVVLSSKGYPEKYESGKIIEGLNLLKEPFYIAGAKIEKKKWITSSGRVLNIVGIGKTLQEARKKAYEKVQKIKFENLYFRKDIGL